One genomic region from Conexibacter woesei DSM 14684 encodes:
- a CDS encoding MaoC family dehydratase, with protein MSTTHGVETDQAAREATGAHSYGRYLEEFEVGATYKHWPAKTVTESDDHLFCLITMNHHPLHLNDVYASRSQQGRNVVVGPLVYSLALGMSVSDISGKAIANLATEELSHPNPVFHGDTLFCETEVLEVKPSKSKLDRGVVKVHTRVLNQDGVLVAEFKRLVLVPRKTPGMPSD; from the coding sequence ATGAGCACGACCCACGGCGTCGAGACCGATCAGGCAGCCCGCGAGGCGACCGGCGCGCACAGCTACGGCCGCTACCTCGAGGAGTTCGAGGTCGGCGCGACGTACAAGCACTGGCCCGCGAAGACGGTCACGGAATCCGACGACCACCTCTTCTGCCTCATCACGATGAACCACCACCCGCTGCACCTGAACGACGTCTACGCGTCGAGATCGCAGCAGGGCAGAAACGTCGTGGTCGGTCCGCTTGTCTACTCCTTGGCGCTCGGGATGTCCGTTTCGGACATCTCCGGCAAGGCGATCGCCAACCTGGCGACCGAGGAGCTGAGCCATCCGAACCCCGTCTTCCACGGCGACACGCTCTTCTGCGAGACCGAGGTGCTGGAGGTCAAACCCTCGAAAAGCAAGCTGGACCGGGGAGTTGTGAAGGTCCACACGCGCGTTCTGAACCAGGACGGCGTGCTCGTCGCGGAGTTCAAGCGGCTCGTTCTCGTCCCCCGCAAGACCCCCGGGATGCCGTCCGACTGA
- a CDS encoding HpcH/HpaI aldolase/citrate lyase family protein, whose protein sequence is MRNPRDFGAPLAVGAPTPLLEIPFPPSRMIHFLDASNEKMVAKVPDIAKKTDILLGNLEDAVPVDRKEAAREGLVTVGQTYDLGETQLWTRVNSLDSPWVLDDLLRLVGAIGNRLDVIMVPKVEGAWDIHYVDRLLAQLEARFNVERPILVHAILETALGVANLEEIAAASPRMQGMSFGPADLAASRRMKTTRVGGGHPGYVSLSDPDGDNPRVTAQQDLWHYSIARMVDACAATGILPFYGPFGDISDDEGCEAQFRAAFLLGCVGAWSLHPKQIAIAKKVFSPDPDEVRFAKRVIEAIPDGRGVHMLDGKMQDDATWKQCKVMVSLAELLAKKDPELAEAYGFEPATA, encoded by the coding sequence ATGCGCAACCCTCGTGATTTCGGCGCCCCGCTCGCGGTCGGCGCACCGACCCCGCTGCTGGAGATCCCGTTCCCGCCCTCGCGGATGATCCACTTCCTCGACGCGAGCAACGAGAAGATGGTGGCGAAGGTCCCCGACATCGCCAAGAAGACCGACATCCTGCTCGGCAACCTCGAGGACGCGGTGCCGGTCGATCGCAAGGAGGCCGCGCGCGAAGGGCTCGTCACGGTCGGCCAGACCTACGACCTCGGCGAGACGCAGCTGTGGACCCGCGTCAACAGCCTCGACTCGCCATGGGTGCTCGACGACCTGCTGCGGCTCGTCGGCGCGATCGGGAACAGACTCGACGTGATCATGGTCCCGAAGGTCGAGGGCGCGTGGGACATCCACTACGTCGACCGCCTGCTGGCGCAGCTCGAGGCGAGATTCAACGTCGAGAGACCGATCCTCGTGCACGCGATCCTGGAGACGGCGCTCGGCGTCGCGAACCTCGAGGAGATCGCCGCTGCCAGCCCGCGCATGCAGGGCATGAGCTTCGGCCCGGCCGACCTCGCCGCCTCGCGCCGCATGAAGACGACGCGCGTCGGCGGCGGCCACCCGGGCTACGTCTCGCTGTCGGACCCCGACGGCGACAACCCGCGCGTCACCGCGCAGCAGGACCTCTGGCACTACTCGATCGCGCGCATGGTCGACGCCTGCGCGGCGACCGGGATCCTCCCCTTCTACGGCCCGTTCGGCGACATCTCCGACGACGAGGGCTGCGAGGCGCAGTTCCGCGCCGCCTTCCTGCTCGGCTGCGTCGGCGCCTGGTCGCTGCACCCGAAGCAGATCGCGATCGCGAAGAAGGTCTTCTCGCCCGATCCCGACGAGGTCAGATTCGCCAAGCGGGTGATCGAGGCGATACCGGACGGCCGCGGCGTCCACATGCTCGACGGCAAGATGCAGGACGACGCCACCTGGAAGCAGTGCAAGGTGATGGTCAGCCTCGCCGAGCTGCTCGCGAAGAAGGATCCGGAGCTGGCCGAGGCCTACGGCTTCGAGCCCGCGACCGCGTAG